The DNA region AACTGGGGACCTTGTGCCGCCCCATGCATGACCGATTTTGATAATAGCGGCACTGTTGGGCTTGGCGATTTTACAATTCTACTAACTCAATTTGGTCAAATCTGTGACACTCCATAGTTGAGCATTTGACAAAGAGATGAACATTAGGCCGACACTTCTATGTCAGGCCACGAGGAGAGACAAAAATGCTAAAGAGATTGGTAGTCAGTTTGGGGATTGCTTCTTTCGTGCTTTCTTATCCAGCAGTCGCCCAAGAATGGGTCGTATTGAATGACCAGACGGCTAGCCACATCTCAGCAAGTGATACACTTTTTGAAACTGATCAAGAAGAGAAGGATTATGCCTGGGAAGATCTTGATCGTGATGGCTGGACTGATCTTGTCATTGTGCGGAAGAGTCCATTTACCTCCAGTGGAAAATTCGCAAATGTTCTCCTCATGAATGAGTCTGGTGTATTGACTGACCGCACTTCCGAGTACGCCAGCCTCTCTGATGTACCCGGCGATAATGGATTCAATACACCAACCAATGATCGCGATGTGATCATCGTTGATATCGATGGTGACCAATGGTTGGATATCGTCACCGCAACAACGCTCAGCGATAGTGATTCAAAGGCGATAGGCCATCCCAGAATCTACATGAACCTTGGTGAGATCAACGGCGTCTGGCAAGGCTTCCGCCATGAAGATGGGCGCATCCCTCAGATTATGACCTTGACGGGAGATCCCGTGAACCCCCGCTTCTGCTCAGTGACAGCAGCAGATGTCACTGGTGATGACCGTGTGGAACTTTACTTTGGCGACTATGACAGTAGTGGCGCTGGCGGCGAACCACAGGACTCGAGCCTTGACGTTAACAACCGCTTGTTTGTCAATGATGGCAACGGCTTCTTCACCGACTCCATGCAAACCCGCATGGACGCAAACATGCTTCTATCAGCCTTCGGCGCTGCCGCCCAATTCGCGGACATCAATAACGACGGCGCAATAGATCTCGTCAAGCAAACCTCATTGAATGCCCCGCAGCATGTGGCAATTGTCTATAACAATCCACTTAATATTGGTTTCTTTAATATCTATGATGAAGTGTATTCCCTCGCCCCATATCACATTAGCGTTGGCGAGCTCAACAACGACGGATTACTTGACATCGTTGTTACTGATGACAGTACCGATCGATATATGCTTCAGCTTCCAGGTACCGGATCTGAGCCAGACTTCCTGCAACAGGAATTCCAGCTAGAAGGTGGCGGCAGTGAACTTGCATTCGGAAGCAATAGTGTCATTGCCGATCTTGATGCAGATGGCTGGAACGATGTCATCATTGCCGATGTTGATGTGGACATTGACACCTGCAACTCTGATCGCACACATATCTACCGTAACTTTGGCTTCCAAGGCGCCCCAGGCGACGCCGTCGTACTTCGTGAAGACGGCAATATCATTCCAAATTCAATGCTTGTTGGCGTCCATGACGTTGCGGTCTTCGATATCAATAATGATGGCAGCCTGGATATGGTGATTGGCCGTTGCACAGGCAGCGAAATTTGGATTCATGAGTCCTCAATCTCATTCACCTTTCCCGACGGCGTACCCACCACGCTTGATTCTGGGGTAGCGACCACATTCCAAGTCGATCTCGCCATTGGCTCAGGAACGCTTGATCCTGCGACACCCAAAATGCACTATTCGGTTAATGATGGCCCATACACCGAAGTCAGCTTAGCTGAGACCCGCGGCTCTCTTTCACTCTTTGCAACATTGCCTGGCTTCGTCTGTGACGACAACGTTAAGTTCTACTTCTCTGCCTCGCTACAAGGTGGCATAAGTAGCACGAGCCCAGTCAACGCCCCAGCATCCACATATACCGCACGCGCATCGGATGGCGATATTGTTCTTATTGACGAAGACTTTGAAGGGTCTGTCGACGAGTGGACCATATCCGACGACGGATCGCTCACAACTGGTGCATGGGAAAATGTAGATCCCAATGGAACCATTTGGAGTTCTTCAGCATCCGCACCTGAGGATGATGCAAGCGATGATGGCACCCATTGCTTCGTGACTGGAAACGGAGCACCCGGCGGCAGTGCTGGCAGCGATGACATTGACGGCGGAACCGCTTATCTCGTCTCGCCTCAATTAGACCTTGCAGGTGGTGATGCAGTCATTAGTTGGTCACAGTGGTTTTTCAATAGCTCTGGCACTGGAGAAGATTCTCTTGCCGTGAGTCTGTCGAACGATGATGGTGCCACTTGGGTAGCCGCAAATTCTACACTTGGGACAGGCGGCGCATGGGAGCAGGTAAATCTCACTGTCAGTGATTATGTCGTTCCATCAGACCAAGTCCGTGTTCGATTCGCTGCAGGCGATGCTGCCCCAGCTTCAGTTGTGGAGGCTGGCATGGATGAGTTCTTAGTAACCAAGGCCGGCTGCGATGATCCGACCAGCTGCCCCGGTGACTTCGATGGCGATGGGTCAGTCGGACTCAGTGACTTCTCATCTTTCCTTGTCTTGTTTGGCAGCACTTGCTCAGGATGTCCAGAAGATATGGATGAAGATGGCAGCGTGGCACTTGGGGACTTCTCTGCGTTTCTTGTTGTGTTTGGCACAAGTTGCCCATAATCCTGGCCGTTGGCAATGGCGGGCATGAACCTGCTGGCAGCATGCCTCAGATCGTTCTTATTGGGCGATGAGAGGTAGATTGCCACCTCATGGAGTTTTTTCTTGCCCCCATGGGAAATGCGACTGATACTTAGGAGCCCTGGCGAGGGATGGTCTGTTTAATGCGCACATCAGGAGACTCCGTGAGATGAAAGATCGTCCACAGGCATGCCTAGCATCATCTTGTATTTATTTGCCATCACAAATGATCCACTTTGCAATCATTTGCTTGCTTCTACTCACAGGGGGCATGGCTGCGCCAGCACTCGCACAACGTGAGCCAAGCTCTAACTCTAAAACAGTCGAAGAGACACCAAAGCGTGAAGAGATAAACGCAACTCTAAAGCGACCACAATCACTTTCCGCGACTATCAAACGCGTCAAAATACCGAATGGACCGTATCGCAACTTGGGTGGCTCGCTGTGTGAAACACAGAGTGTCTCTCATACAGAAAGTGATTTCGGACCTGGCACTTATACATTGCAAGCTGGATTTGTTGAAGGTGAGTACGCCGCCGCAAGCTATACGCTGGATGCGAGTGACTTCCCTTTGAAAATCGAAACAGTAGAAATGTTGTTTTCGACAAATCAGGCCATCGTACAAACCACCACAGAATGGTCATTCATGGTCTGGGATGGAACGCCTACCAATGGGCAGCTCATCGCTTTATTTTCATCAGACGATGCAATACTGCCGCACATGGTTCTCGGCCCTGGTACTGAAGGCGGTGTCCTTACGGTGAGCGTTGATCCTACTGATCCAGACCAGATTATCATTTCAAACGCTTCTCAAACCAACACCTTTACGATCGGTTTTCGAATTGATTCCCACAATGCACCTGGCTCCCCCTGCCTTGTGGCACCCAATCCAAACCAAAATGCATTCCCAACAACCGACCTAGACGGGGTTGCTTCGCCCACCGGAAATTGGATCAATGCTGTGGAAGGCTTGTTTTGTTGTAGTCCAGGTTGGTTTAACTTCCAATCTTTTCCTGCAATTTGCACGCCCAGTGGTGATTGGGTGATGCGAGCCAGCTATACACCATTCTCTTGCGAAGAAGAAGCTGGCGCTTGCTGCCAGCCCTCTGGAACATGTATTGAAACCACTGAGTCAGGCTGTTTGGCGATAGGCGGCAGCTTCCAGGGAGTCCTCACCTCATGTCTCAGTGCGAACTGCCCTTTGCCAGCCGGCGCCTGCTGCGTTGAAAGCACTGGTGGTTGTGCCGTCGTGACAGAGCAAAGCTGCAACACATTTCAGGGGCTATACCAGGGCGATGGCACCACTTGCGGCGAGTTGATTTGTTTTCCGGAGGGTGCATGCTGCCTGCCCACAGGTGAGTGCACCGACAATACGACTCCCGAGAGCTGCGCCGCTTTAGGTGGCACTTTCCAAGGCGATGGCACGAGCTGCACGAGTACGACATGCCCTAATCCAACCGGAACCTGCTGCAGTGAATCCGCCAGTTGCTTTGAGCTCGATGAAGACACATGCCTCGTATTGGGAGGTACCTGGGGCGGCCCCGGCACCAACTGCCTAGCCAATGATCCTTGCGCCTCTAATGACTGCCCCACCGACTTTAATGATGACGACGTCACCGATCTCGGTGATTTCTCTCTACTACTTGTTCATTACGGAACAGTTAATAGTATTGCAGATGCAAACGGCGACGATGAGACTACGCTCGAAGACTTCTCATTACTACTGATTAGTTATGGCCAAGCCTGCCCATAGATAAGAATGTAAAAGTACAACAAACGAAACAGAACGCGCGGATAGTGCGCGTGTTGTTTTCAATTTAAGAAAAGTCAATTTGTCTTTTTAGTGATTCCTTCGAACCTCTTCCGAGAGTGCTGCGGATGTGTTCATGGAATGTGACTGAAGAGGAGAACTTCACGACCCACATCCAAAACGGACATGACTCAGTCCTGCGTAAAAGGCATCCGTTGCCTCCCTCCCCTGCTGCGCAGAAATGCTCTGAAAGAGTCGTGATAAGTTAACTGGCCGTCAGCTACTTCTTGCTGTTTTGGACACTGAGTCATGATCATAGAGATGCTGATAAAAACAGTTTTGTGGCGATCAGCCGTCTCTTGAAGTTTGGTCACTCAGTGGGTTCCTTATAAGTCATAAGCATCCAGCTGGCGAACCTCTCATTTGCCAGCCCAAAGCACCCGGCGGGACCAACCGCCGGGTGCTTTCTTCATAAGGCGGCTCGTCAGCCTCTGCCGAATTGGCCATAATAGAAGCCCATGACCGAGACCGGATGCAAAGATTGCGGCAAAGACGTTCCTCTAGAGCCAGGACCACTAGAGCGGCCCACTGATCGACCTGTTGCTCTCTATGACGGCAACTGTGGCTTCTGTCGTGACAGCCGAGACCGATTGCGTGCATTATCTGGAGATAGGATTGCCTGGATACCGCTTCAGTATGCGGATCGCTATGGAATAGAGATTCCACAACAGGAACTTCAACAATCAGTTCATCTCCTCGAACCAAATGGAGATCTTACGCGCGGCGCAGAGGCCATTTTCAGAATGATGGACCTCGGCCAAATAAGACGTTGGCCCAGATTTTTTTACGAGTTCATTCCACTTGCCCCAAACATTAGTGAAATTGGATATCGCACCGTCGCGAGGAATCGCCCCCTGACAACATTGGTGGCACGCTTTTTATGTGGCCGCCCTGCTGTACCAGAGACATATCAGTACGCTCGTCGTATTTTTCTCTTCTCTCTCGCCGTGGTTTATTTGATTGCCTTCTTGTCTTTTTTTATGCAAGCCCCGGGGCTCATCGGCTCTGATGGAATACTCCCTGCAGCAGACTTTTTACAACAAGTTGACGCTGCTTATGCAACATCCAGCAGCCCCTTCTTTATTTTGCCCACATTGGCTTGGTTTAACAGCTCAGATGGTTTTATAAACATCATGTGTATCGCTGGAATAGCCCTTGGGATTATGGCGATGATTGGTTTCTTGCCAGTTTTTTGCTTCGCTGCAATGTGGATCCTCTATCTTTCCTTAGTAAACATTGGCCAAGAATTTTTTAGTTTTCAATGGGACATCTTGTTACTTGAAGCAGGTTTTTTAGCGATCTTTTTTGCTCCATCGAGTTGGTCGCTTTACTCAAAACGTGCCTCGCGCCCCTCCACACTCATACGATGGCTCCTGTGGTGGCTACTCTTTCGACTTTTGTTTCTCTCGGGACTTGTGAAGCTACTTAGTGGTGATCCCACTTGGCTTGAGTTCACTGCCTTGGAGTACCACTACTTCACACAACCACTTCCAACATGGACAAGCTGGTATGCCACGCATTGGCCACATTGGTTTCAGATCACATCAACAGTGATCATGTTCATTATCGAATTGGGAATACCCTTCCTCATTTTTCTACCTCGAGTACCGCGACTCATCGCCGCATCCGCCATCACGCTATTAATGCTACTGATTGCTGGCACCGGCAATTATGGTTTCTTTAATCTACTCGCCATCGTTCTTTGCCTTCTTCTCATCGATGACGGCAGTTGGCGCTTTTTTACTCCCAAACGACTCGCAACAAAGATGTCATTCATTTTGCCACAACGCGAGCATCTCATTAAGCGGAGTGTCAACTTTCTTGTATTGCTCTTTGTACTTCCATTGACAATCGTGATTGGAATCAATGATGCCGCAAGGACTGCTGGCTCGGCTTATCAGATTTCAATTCCAGAAGCAGCAAGCCCTCTCATTCGTAGCCATGTCGCCAACTCCTATGGACTCTTTCGCGTTATGACTGTGCGACGACCAGAGCTTGTCATTGAAGGCAGCCAGGATGGACTGACTTGGAAGGCCTACTCATTTAAGTGGAAGCCTGGAGCCTTGAATCGAGCCCCAGCCTTCGTAGAACCATATATGCCAAGACTTGATTGGCAAATGTGGTTTGCAGCCCTGAATGTGGAGCAACATCGCATCCCTGGTTGGCTTCAAGCATTCGGAAAGAAACTCAGTCAAGGCAGTCCAGCGGTTCTTAATCTTCTTGATTCCAATCCATTTCCTGAGTTTCCGCCAGAACGAGTACGCTTTACCCTATACCAATACACTTTCACCGATCGACAGACTCGTGCTACAACAGGCGAATGGTGGACTCGGTACAGAGTATTTAGTTATCCACTATTTGGATATCAAGAAAAGAGATAACACTATGAATAGTACTTCTCCCTATGCCGTTATCTTTGATGTCGATGGTGTACTCGTAGACTCATATGAGGCCCATCGTGCTGCATTTATGCAACTTGCTGACAAACTCAATACGAAATTCACTGACGAAGATTTTACAGAGAGCTTCGGACGTACCAGTCGTGATATTTTAAGGACCTGGTTTGACCCAGAGATGAGTGATGAGGATGTGGCGTTACATGACGGGGAAAAAGAGGCGAACTATCGGGCCTTGGTGACCCATGAGTTTCCCGCGATGGCCGGCGCTACCGAACTTATTGATCAGTTACACGCTGCAGGCTTTAAGCAAGCGATGGGATCTTCGGGCCCACCAGAAAATGTAAAACTAGCAAACACCAAGCTTGGAAGTGCCCATGCATTTGGAGCTCTGGTAACTGGCATGGATGTGACACATGGAAAACCTGACCCAGAGGTTTTTTTGGTCGCCGCCGACCGCCTGGGCATAAGACCTCGAGATTGTTGTGTCATAGAAGATGCCCCTGCTGGCATACAAGCAGCACGAGCTGCCGGCATGACTGCGATCGGGTTCGCTAGTCGTGGAAGAACACGAGCGGAGCTGCTCGCCGCTCAGGCTGACTTAGTGGTCAGTGACCTGAAAGCACTATCACCCCACTCAATAACTGCACTCATTGCCAAAGTACAAGCAAAACAGTCCATTAATGAAGAGCGTTAAATTGCCGTCTTGACAGTATCCACCGAACGAGATCCTTTTCTCTTGAGCAAGGAAGCCAAAGGCCTACTGACTCGTTCAAAGAAGAAGTTCTTTGCATTGGTGGCGAAGAAGCTCGAGATTGCGCGGCGTCCATTGGGTGCCACTGGTCGACACATTGCTTGGGTCCACAAACCTAATCGAATAGTCAACATCGCACTAGTCATTCCCTGAGCAGCCGCTGGCGCAACGACACCTAATGCCGGGACTTTACTGGTCACAAGATCCGATGCGTGCTGCGATAGATCTGCAACTGCTACATTAATGAGTGCTTTTCGAACAAGCCTGCTCGTTCCTGCTATCCCGGGCCGAGCACCATAGACCGTAGCAATGCTCCGCATCATGCGGACATTACGCCAGAGCACTAAGGCCGCATCAATGAGCGGCCAAGGCGCCAATCCAGTAATCAATCCAACACTTACGCTTTCACGTTGAATAATACGATCCACTCGACGGTCGAGTGGAAGCAAGAGCGTCTGCTCTACTCGAGTGCGCAGGGAAGCAGCAGATCCATTAGCTGACTTTATCTCTTGCTCACTTTGGTGAAACCGATCGATAGCTATATTAATTTCAGCGTCATTGCGATGCTGAAGTCGACGGCAATAGTTCGCCAGAAGATGTTGTGCCAGCTGAGGATCCAATTGACCTTGGATACCTCTTTGCAGACGCTCAACACCTCTAAGCTTGGCATAGGCAAACGCTTCAGAGGTGACAATCCAGGCCAACGCGCCCAGAATACTCAGGACAACAACAAGAGATGTCCAACCATAGAACGCACTGGTGTCAAAACTCCGCTGAATAAAAAGGTGAATCTCCAGTGCCATCCAGAGCGACACGAGACATCCCACTCCTACGAGAAGTAAACGAAATGCGAGTTGGCGCCCAGATTTTGGCATCACCATTGATACGTGTTCTAGATGCTGTTGTTTGAACCCTATCTTGCCTAGTTTCACACTTTCCAGCGATTTTCTGGCCCAATCATGCCTCAGACCCTCCAGATGCGCCAATATTCCAAAAAGCGGGCAGAAAATGAAAGACAAACGGATCCACCTAGCAATCTGTCCGTAACGATGGCTATTGGAGATTTTTGTTTGAAATTACCCCAGTCATTTTGCTGGCGGGTCAACTGGTTTGGTAGTGGAGTCGCCGAATGGAGACTTTTCCAAACATCAGAAGCCCGTCGTCGAGCTGCTCAGCGTGTCATTCAAGAACGTGGATGGCTTGGCTTATTAGCTGCGCTGCTCATCGCCAGCGTGTTGCCAGTAGTCATCACCCTCATTGGCTTTGGCATGCTGCAGAATATGAACATCGTGGTATCTCTAATAATCGGCTACGGGCTGACGGTGCCGCTGTCCTTCATTCTGATGCGACAACGTATGCGAAGTTCATTGCTGCGGGAGTATGGACAAACACGGCTTAATCCATGCTGGCAATGTGGTCAGATCCTGACGCGCGAAGAGCTCAAGGGCCACAAGTGTGATGTTCCACTCCTGCAACCTCTCAAACGCTCAGCCTGACTTGACAATTGATCAGAATAAAGCCATCTTCATATTCAGGAAAACGAACACCCCTTACACAGGATGGTGCGGCGTATGCATCTCTCTCTGAATCCATCCGATACGCCCAGCGCCGCCCAAGTGCCTGTAGATCTTGAAGTACACGTACCAGAAGGTGATGCACCATCGAGTGGTTTTCCAGCCATTTTATATTGCCCAGGTTTACGTGGAAATCCTCAGAATTTGAATAGATGTATCACCGAGTACTTTACGAATCAAGGCTTCGTGACTGGCGCTATCAGATACAAAGAAATTCAGCCTAACACACCAGAACACGCTTGGGTACGCCCACTTGATCGTGTTCACGAAGCGGTTCAATCGGTTGACATTATGTCTGCTCGTGATGATGTGGATGCAAATAGAGTCGGTATTTATGGCCTTAGCTATGGTGGCCCTATCGCAATCTGCGCTGCTTCGCTGGCCACCAATGTTCGTGCGGTGGTAAGCGCTGCCGGACCAGGCAACGGCTGGAGAATGATGCGTAGCATGCGAACGCGTGCTGAATGGAGCATCTTTATCGCACGACTTGAAGAAGACCGAAGGCGGCAAGAAGAGGGTGAGCCACCCACTAAAGTTTCTTTGTTAGAGCTTCTTCCATTCAGTGATAGTTATCAAAAAAAGTTGTTGAAATTCCAAGACGAACTTGGACTATCACCAGACGATGATGTTGATCCAAAGTACTTTCTTGAAACAGCTTTTTATATGTTGAATTTTCATCCCGAACAGGCCGCTGCCTTACTTCACAATATTCCACTACTTCAAATTTGTGGTGATCAAGATGAATGCGCAACGCACGCCCAGATTGAAGAAATCAGCAAGTTTGCTTCCTGTGAAAACAAGATTCACTGGATGCCTGGTGGCACCGATCATCTGGATTTGCATGTGAACCCTGGCCGAAATAAACAACTCGCCCTTGCCAGCGACTGGTTTGCAACACACCTACATTAAACCTGCCCCAAAGAGAATACCCACCAAAAGATTTCAGCAGTGCCTTTAGCTGTGGCCATAATTGTTATTGGTTAAGGTCCCAATACCCAACTGGTTTACCTTGTGTGTGTAAAAAGGATTCGATATCAGATTGAATTTGAGAAATGACCCACTCGCGTGTTTCGCGATCCCAATTTGGCTTGGCTTTAATTTCTCTTTTCAGTGCTTTCTGGACAATAGTTCGCGTCCAATTTGGCATCACATTTCGAATAGTCAAAAACCCAGGCATTTTTCTTCGAATCAGATTCGTGATCGGTAAATCGCGGCGCTTACCTTTAGATTGGTAGATTTTTTCACTTGGATTATCAACGACAAATGTTGGATCTACATCGAGGAACTCAAAGCATTCTTGTAAGACCTTTTCTGGATTCTTTTTGTAGTCTCGATAAAAAATAACGTTTATTCGTTCTTTAGGATAATGCTTACGATAGGCCTCGAGCTGCCTGTGATAACAACTCGCATCAATAAAATGAGGAATCTCGTGGACCGCTTCTTTGAAGTTAAGTTGAGTGAGACCTTGGCTGAGAAACTCAACATAATTTGATTGAATCCGTTGCATAGGATGCCGGACCATGTAAATTATTTTGGCATCTGGTAAATGTTTGACAATTCGAGGCAGGGCCTGAGGAAATGCTCT from Phycisphaerales bacterium includes:
- a CDS encoding FG-GAP-like repeat-containing protein; the protein is MLKRLVVSLGIASFVLSYPAVAQEWVVLNDQTASHISASDTLFETDQEEKDYAWEDLDRDGWTDLVIVRKSPFTSSGKFANVLLMNESGVLTDRTSEYASLSDVPGDNGFNTPTNDRDVIIVDIDGDQWLDIVTATTLSDSDSKAIGHPRIYMNLGEINGVWQGFRHEDGRIPQIMTLTGDPVNPRFCSVTAADVTGDDRVELYFGDYDSSGAGGEPQDSSLDVNNRLFVNDGNGFFTDSMQTRMDANMLLSAFGAAAQFADINNDGAIDLVKQTSLNAPQHVAIVYNNPLNIGFFNIYDEVYSLAPYHISVGELNNDGLLDIVVTDDSTDRYMLQLPGTGSEPDFLQQEFQLEGGGSELAFGSNSVIADLDADGWNDVIIADVDVDIDTCNSDRTHIYRNFGFQGAPGDAVVLREDGNIIPNSMLVGVHDVAVFDINNDGSLDMVIGRCTGSEIWIHESSISFTFPDGVPTTLDSGVATTFQVDLAIGSGTLDPATPKMHYSVNDGPYTEVSLAETRGSLSLFATLPGFVCDDNVKFYFSASLQGGISSTSPVNAPASTYTARASDGDIVLIDEDFEGSVDEWTISDDGSLTTGAWENVDPNGTIWSSSASAPEDDASDDGTHCFVTGNGAPGGSAGSDDIDGGTAYLVSPQLDLAGGDAVISWSQWFFNSSGTGEDSLAVSLSNDDGATWVAANSTLGTGGAWEQVNLTVSDYVVPSDQVRVRFAAGDAAPASVVEAGMDEFLVTKAGCDDPTSCPGDFDGDGSVGLSDFSSFLVLFGSTCSGCPEDMDEDGSVALGDFSAFLVVFGTSCP
- a CDS encoding lipase maturation factor family protein — its product is MTETGCKDCGKDVPLEPGPLERPTDRPVALYDGNCGFCRDSRDRLRALSGDRIAWIPLQYADRYGIEIPQQELQQSVHLLEPNGDLTRGAEAIFRMMDLGQIRRWPRFFYEFIPLAPNISEIGYRTVARNRPLTTLVARFLCGRPAVPETYQYARRIFLFSLAVVYLIAFLSFFMQAPGLIGSDGILPAADFLQQVDAAYATSSSPFFILPTLAWFNSSDGFINIMCIAGIALGIMAMIGFLPVFCFAAMWILYLSLVNIGQEFFSFQWDILLLEAGFLAIFFAPSSWSLYSKRASRPSTLIRWLLWWLLFRLLFLSGLVKLLSGDPTWLEFTALEYHYFTQPLPTWTSWYATHWPHWFQITSTVIMFIIELGIPFLIFLPRVPRLIAASAITLLMLLIAGTGNYGFFNLLAIVLCLLLIDDGSWRFFTPKRLATKMSFILPQREHLIKRSVNFLVLLFVLPLTIVIGINDAARTAGSAYQISIPEAASPLIRSHVANSYGLFRVMTVRRPELVIEGSQDGLTWKAYSFKWKPGALNRAPAFVEPYMPRLDWQMWFAALNVEQHRIPGWLQAFGKKLSQGSPAVLNLLDSNPFPEFPPERVRFTLYQYTFTDRQTRATTGEWWTRYRVFSYPLFGYQEKR
- a CDS encoding HAD family phosphatase; this translates as MNSTSPYAVIFDVDGVLVDSYEAHRAAFMQLADKLNTKFTDEDFTESFGRTSRDILRTWFDPEMSDEDVALHDGEKEANYRALVTHEFPAMAGATELIDQLHAAGFKQAMGSSGPPENVKLANTKLGSAHAFGALVTGMDVTHGKPDPEVFLVAADRLGIRPRDCCVIEDAPAGIQAARAAGMTAIGFASRGRTRAELLAAQADLVVSDLKALSPHSITALIAKVQAKQSINEER
- a CDS encoding DUF697 domain-containing protein; amino-acid sequence: MSLWMALEIHLFIQRSFDTSAFYGWTSLVVVLSILGALAWIVTSEAFAYAKLRGVERLQRGIQGQLDPQLAQHLLANYCRRLQHRNDAEINIAIDRFHQSEQEIKSANGSAASLRTRVEQTLLLPLDRRVDRIIQRESVSVGLITGLAPWPLIDAALVLWRNVRMMRSIATVYGARPGIAGTSRLVRKALINVAVADLSQHASDLVTSKVPALGVVAPAAAQGMTSAMLTIRLGLWTQAMCRPVAPNGRRAISSFFATNAKNFFFERVSRPLASLLKRKGSRSVDTVKTAI
- a CDS encoding acetylxylan esterase → MHLSLNPSDTPSAAQVPVDLEVHVPEGDAPSSGFPAILYCPGLRGNPQNLNRCITEYFTNQGFVTGAIRYKEIQPNTPEHAWVRPLDRVHEAVQSVDIMSARDDVDANRVGIYGLSYGGPIAICAASLATNVRAVVSAAGPGNGWRMMRSMRTRAEWSIFIARLEEDRRRQEEGEPPTKVSLLELLPFSDSYQKKLLKFQDELGLSPDDDVDPKYFLETAFYMLNFHPEQAAALLHNIPLLQICGDQDECATHAQIEEISKFASCENKIHWMPGGTDHLDLHVNPGRNKQLALASDWFATHLH
- a CDS encoding sulfotransferase, producing MSNLKPNFLVIGAPKCATTALSMHLRRHPEIFVSHPKETFFFCYDEVYSKGWDWYLSLFKDVDSERAIGEATTLYSSIRAFPQALPRIVKHLPDAKIIYMVRHPMQRIQSNYVEFLSQGLTQLNFKEAVHEIPHFIDASCYHRQLEAYRKHYPKERINVIFYRDYKKNPEKVLQECFEFLDVDPTFVVDNPSEKIYQSKGKRRDLPITNLIRRKMPGFLTIRNVMPNWTRTIVQKALKREIKAKPNWDRETREWVISQIQSDIESFLHTQGKPVGYWDLNQ